A portion of the Chitinophagales bacterium genome contains these proteins:
- the trxB gene encoding thioredoxin-disulfide reductase, with amino-acid sequence MTNSKIHKCVIVGSGPAGYTAAIYAARANLFPVLFQGIEPGGQLMLTTDVENYPGYHQGIKGPEMMEDFRKQSERMGTDIRYGHVSKTDLTGPVHKLFLDSGEEIRTHSLIIATGASAKWLGLPSEQRLNGSGVSACAVCDGFFYRGQELAIVGAGDTAAEEALYLSNLSPMVHMIVRGHKMRASAIMQHRVMKAPNIKLYLNSETEEVLGDKTVEGVRVKNKVSGELTDIPVKGFFVAIGHHPNSQAFKEWIETDEQGYIKTIPGCTQTNVAGVFAAGDVQDRNYRQAVTAAGSGCMAALDAERYLTTIKVH; translated from the coding sequence ATGACTAATTCAAAAATTCATAAATGTGTTATAGTGGGCTCGGGTCCCGCCGGATATACCGCGGCTATTTACGCCGCCCGTGCAAATCTTTTTCCAGTGCTTTTTCAGGGCATTGAACCCGGTGGGCAACTTATGCTAACTACCGATGTTGAAAATTATCCGGGTTATCACCAGGGAATAAAAGGACCGGAAATGATGGAAGACTTTCGTAAGCAATCTGAACGGATGGGTACGGATATACGCTACGGACACGTAAGTAAAACCGACCTGACAGGTCCGGTTCATAAATTGTTTTTGGATAGTGGGGAGGAGATCCGTACGCATTCCCTGATTATTGCTACCGGGGCTTCCGCAAAATGGCTGGGTTTACCCTCAGAGCAAAGATTAAACGGAAGCGGAGTTTCTGCATGCGCAGTTTGTGATGGTTTTTTTTATCGCGGCCAGGAACTGGCAATCGTAGGTGCAGGAGATACAGCAGCTGAAGAAGCATTATATCTTTCCAACCTTTCTCCCATGGTTCATATGATCGTGCGTGGTCATAAAATGAGAGCCTCCGCTATTATGCAGCACCGTGTTATGAAGGCACCTAATATAAAACTGTATTTAAATTCTGAAACAGAGGAGGTATTAGGTGATAAAACAGTGGAGGGAGTAAGAGTGAAAAACAAGGTTTCAGGAGAATTAACGGATATACCTGTCAAAGGATTTTTTGTAGCTATTGGTCATCATCCCAATTCACAGGCTTTCAAAGAATGGATAGAAACAGATGAACAAGGATATATTAAGACCATCCCAGGATGCACCCAAACCAACGTAGCCGGAGTATTTGCCGCCGGCGATGTTCAGGACAGAAACTACAGGCAGGCAGTAACTGCTGCAGGATCGGGGTGTATGGCAGCACTGGATGCAGAAAGATATTTAACGACAATAAAAGTGCATTAA
- a CDS encoding DUF1972 domain-containing protein — protein MKIAILGTRGIPSGYSGYEAFAEELGVRLVKRGHEVTVYAHKNMFTEFQEEYRGIKLLYIPSMQGKNTSQFSHSFISTWKVIFSRTDVVLFCNAANGPFGLLLSMFGKKNCINVDGLEWMRPKWSNAGKKYFYFGAWCATKFFNVVITDAKGMQDYYKKEFNCNSTDIAYGADLKYADNPDAVRKFGLEPFQYYLIASRLVPDNNADIIVKAFMKSDSKRVLAIAGGTVYKNPFEEELRSIADPKRVKFLGHINDSNLIKELHANAYAYTHGHEFGGTNPALLKGLAYGNCVLAMDTVFNREVLKDGEYGILWKKNENDLAEKINRIDSDNTIAQSYRDKSRSRITERYTWEHITDEYEEVFRKLHPKNNS, from the coding sequence ATGAAAATAGCTATACTCGGTACTCGGGGAATACCTTCAGGATACAGCGGATATGAAGCCTTTGCAGAGGAACTGGGGGTGAGATTGGTGAAGCGTGGACATGAGGTAACGGTATATGCTCATAAAAATATGTTTACGGAATTCCAGGAAGAATACCGTGGCATTAAGCTTCTATATATTCCTTCCATGCAGGGAAAAAATACTTCTCAATTTTCCCACTCCTTTATTTCTACGTGGAAGGTTATATTTTCCCGAACAGATGTGGTGTTATTCTGCAATGCTGCAAATGGGCCATTTGGATTATTGCTGAGTATGTTTGGAAAGAAAAACTGCATTAATGTAGACGGTCTGGAGTGGATGCGACCCAAATGGAGCAATGCCGGAAAAAAATATTTTTATTTCGGCGCCTGGTGCGCCACTAAATTTTTTAATGTAGTAATTACCGATGCAAAAGGAATGCAGGATTATTACAAAAAAGAATTTAATTGCAACTCCACCGACATCGCTTATGGTGCCGATCTTAAATATGCAGACAATCCGGATGCTGTCCGAAAGTTTGGTCTCGAGCCTTTTCAATATTATCTTATTGCATCACGTCTGGTTCCTGATAACAACGCTGATATTATTGTCAAAGCCTTCATGAAATCAGATTCAAAACGCGTGCTGGCCATTGCAGGAGGTACGGTGTATAAAAATCCATTTGAAGAAGAGCTAAGAAGTATAGCTGATCCTAAACGTGTAAAATTTTTAGGACACATCAACGATAGTAACCTCATAAAAGAGCTTCATGCAAATGCTTATGCTTACACACATGGCCATGAATTTGGTGGAACTAATCCCGCACTGTTAAAAGGTCTTGCATACGGAAATTGTGTATTGGCAATGGATACGGTTTTTAACCGGGAGGTTCTGAAAGATGGTGAATACGGAATTCTTTGGAAAAAAAATGAAAATGATCTTGCAGAAAAAATTAACAGGATCGACTCAGACAACACCATCGCACAATCCTATCGTGATAAGTCACGCTCAAGAATTACTGAGCGTTATACCTGGGAGCACATTACGGATGAATATGAAGAGGTCTTCCGCAAATTACATCCTAAAAATAATTCCTGA
- the rfbD gene encoding dTDP-4-dehydrorhamnose reductase produces the protein MKVAVIGANGQLGTDVCEVFSIAHNVIPLTHNDIEIGEIDNVKKVLSEIKPDAVVCTAAAHNVPKCEQEPDIAFRINGIGSLNLAKASQDLDFKLVQYSTDYVFDGRKMKPYTEADPVFPQSVYAVTKYTGEQFIQNYCTKYFVVRVSGIYGKIPCRAKGGNFISTMVKLSKEKPEVRVVNDEVLTPTPTKEIAKNTLSLIETEAYNLYHMTCEGEVSWYEFARTIFDALNLKTPLYEASVKDFPLVVKRPFYSVLDNYNLQRIGLNQMPGWKEALTEFLKKNYVEPVFSK, from the coding sequence ATGAAAGTTGCAGTGATCGGTGCAAACGGACAACTTGGTACAGATGTTTGCGAAGTATTTTCAATAGCACATAACGTTATTCCTCTTACTCATAACGATATTGAAATAGGGGAAATAGATAACGTGAAAAAAGTTTTAAGTGAAATTAAACCGGATGCAGTAGTATGTACTGCAGCGGCACATAATGTTCCAAAATGTGAGCAGGAACCGGATATAGCCTTTCGCATAAATGGAATCGGATCTTTAAACCTTGCAAAAGCTTCTCAGGATCTGGATTTTAAACTAGTTCAATACTCCACTGATTATGTTTTTGATGGAAGAAAAATGAAACCTTATACAGAAGCTGATCCCGTATTTCCACAAAGCGTATATGCGGTTACTAAATATACAGGTGAACAGTTCATTCAGAATTATTGCACTAAATATTTTGTGGTGCGTGTCTCTGGCATATATGGGAAAATACCCTGCCGTGCCAAAGGGGGAAATTTTATATCCACTATGGTAAAGCTTTCTAAAGAAAAACCGGAAGTGAGGGTGGTTAATGATGAGGTGTTAACCCCTACCCCTACTAAAGAAATTGCAAAAAACACTTTATCACTTATTGAAACGGAAGCTTATAATTTATATCATATGACCTGTGAAGGTGAAGTTTCCTGGTATGAATTTGCCCGAACTATTTTTGATGCACTTAATTTAAAAACTCCCTTATATGAGGCGAGCGTTAAAGATTTTCCGTTAGTAGTAAAACGTCCATTTTACTCTGTGCTCGACAATTATAATCTGCAGCGAATCGGATTAAACCAGATGCCCGGATGGAAGGAAGCACTCACTGAATTCTTAAAAAAAAATTACGTGGAACCTGTTTTCAGCAAGTAA
- the rfbC gene encoding dTDP-4-dehydrorhamnose 3,5-epimerase, with the protein MNIESSHLNGLVVLQPEVFQDDRGFFLEAFRTDIFSELGLPTEFVQHNHSGSVKDVVRGLHFQWEPPMGKLMRVTSGTAFLVAVDIRKGSPSLGKWYGREVSAENKLQVYAPAGFARGFCVLSDYAEIQYICTGIYSGKGESGIRWNDPAIGVEWPVKTPILSGKDEKAQLFSEWLERPESDFFKY; encoded by the coding sequence ATGAATATTGAGTCAAGCCATTTAAATGGCCTTGTTGTTCTGCAACCAGAAGTATTTCAGGATGATCGGGGATTTTTCTTAGAAGCTTTTCGTACAGATATTTTTAGTGAGCTTGGATTGCCAACTGAATTTGTTCAGCATAACCATTCGGGATCTGTAAAAGATGTAGTACGCGGGCTTCACTTTCAATGGGAACCCCCAATGGGAAAATTAATGCGGGTTACCAGTGGAACTGCTTTCTTGGTTGCGGTTGATATCAGGAAGGGTTCACCTTCTTTAGGCAAATGGTACGGCAGAGAAGTTTCAGCCGAAAATAAGCTGCAGGTATATGCTCCGGCGGGGTTTGCGAGGGGCTTTTGTGTGTTGAGTGACTACGCAGAAATCCAGTATATCTGTACCGGTATTTATAGCGGCAAAGGTGAAAGCGGTATCAGGTGGAATGATCCTGCAATCGGTGTTGAATGGCCTGTAAAAACTCCTATCCTTTCAGGTAAGGATGAAAAAGCACAGCTTTTTTCTGAATGGCTGGAAAGGCCGGAATCAGATTTTTTTAAATATTGA
- a CDS encoding T9SS type A sorting domain-containing protein, whose product MTYFIPQKSFPFYFPVKQKFLLILWLIGIVPFAKGQTPDWSTGVATILYDNCVTCHHEGGIAPFSLMTYQNAVDNAFSIQADVNARKMPPWPPDPNYTHFRNEMVLSSSELATINEWVDNGTPEGDISLAPAPPVFNGVSVMQVIDDTLQFPAYTITVPGDDYRAFAIHSNYTETRYLNQIEFLPSNSAIVHHLFLLHDKTDVSWQQEVADTAPGFYGGFLDGFSPYAVIDAGWIPGSSIFSMPYNMGIEIAPGSDFIVNVHYAPGSLGQADSIKVHLKWCDIPEDQVRKVRNNRLLHWHVPSLLNPPFEMPPYTITTFYETSAVMDEDQSLIALQPHMHLIGKSFEIYMVDANLDTTKIMYIPQWNFNWQMSYFLPKIMKVPVGSKILGTGVYDNTENNPFNPSNPPQWVYAGESTLDEMMSCRFWLMDYMPGDENIVLDSSYATGTGIPDFDRNKLSLTVFPNPVTDQLQFMAWLPQHEVIWTLSNSLGTVIKSVKQSRIANGDYAQEIDLSKYPAGVYLLSVQSGNEKTTSKVMVMH is encoded by the coding sequence ATGACCTACTTTATACCCCAGAAATCCTTTCCTTTTTATTTTCCGGTTAAGCAAAAATTTTTACTCATTTTATGGTTGATTGGAATTGTTCCATTTGCCAAAGGTCAAACTCCGGACTGGAGTACAGGCGTTGCAACTATTCTTTATGATAATTGCGTTACCTGCCATCATGAAGGCGGCATTGCTCCATTTTCGTTAATGACTTATCAAAATGCTGTGGATAATGCTTTTTCGATTCAGGCAGATGTTAACGCGAGAAAGATGCCACCGTGGCCACCAGACCCAAACTATACACATTTCCGTAATGAGATGGTATTATCTTCAAGTGAACTGGCTACTATAAATGAATGGGTTGATAATGGTACTCCTGAAGGGGATATTTCATTGGCTCCTGCTCCCCCGGTGTTTAACGGTGTTTCTGTGATGCAGGTGATTGATGACACACTTCAGTTTCCGGCGTATACGATTACTGTTCCGGGTGATGATTACCGTGCATTTGCAATCCATTCCAACTATACCGAAACAAGATATCTGAACCAAATTGAATTTTTGCCCAGCAATTCTGCTATTGTGCACCATCTTTTCTTGCTTCACGATAAGACAGATGTTTCATGGCAGCAGGAAGTAGCGGACACCGCTCCGGGTTTTTACGGTGGCTTTTTAGATGGTTTCAGCCCTTATGCAGTAATTGATGCCGGTTGGATTCCCGGCAGCAGCATCTTCAGCATGCCTTATAACATGGGAATTGAAATTGCCCCTGGCTCTGATTTTATTGTTAATGTACATTATGCTCCCGGCAGTTTGGGACAAGCAGATAGTATTAAAGTACATTTAAAATGGTGTGATATTCCTGAAGATCAGGTGCGGAAAGTTCGTAATAACAGATTACTGCACTGGCACGTACCCTCTTTATTGAACCCTCCTTTTGAGATGCCACCTTATACGATTACCACCTTTTATGAAACCTCTGCTGTAATGGATGAAGATCAGTCTCTGATTGCACTTCAACCACATATGCACCTGATTGGTAAATCTTTTGAAATTTATATGGTAGATGCCAATCTGGATACTACAAAGATTATGTACATCCCACAATGGAACTTTAACTGGCAGATGAGTTACTTTTTACCGAAAATTATGAAGGTACCTGTTGGTTCGAAAATTCTGGGAACTGGCGTATATGATAATACTGAGAATAATCCTTTTAATCCCAGCAATCCTCCTCAATGGGTTTATGCAGGTGAAAGTACTTTGGATGAAATGATGTCCTGTCGGTTTTGGCTGATGGATTATATGCCGGGTGATGAAAATATAGTTTTAGATTCTTCCTATGCAACAGGCACCGGTATTCCGGATTTTGACAGAAATAAGTTGTCATTAACGGTATTTCCTAATCCTGTCACAGATCAGCTGCAATTTATGGCATGGCTTCCTCAGCATGAAGTGATTTGGACATTATCTAATTCGCTTGGAACTGTTATAAAATCAGTAAAGCAGAGCAGAATTGCCAATGGTGATTACGCCCAGGAAATAGATTTGTCGAAATATCCTGCTGGCGTTTATTTGTTATCCGTTCAATCAGGGAATGAAAAAACTACCAGCAAAGTGATGGTAATGCATTGA
- a CDS encoding DUF4249 domain-containing protein: MINKHKISTTVRNYSEQVSRSVLSLLLFILIFSSCKKNITIDLPPSVQQFIVEGHIETGQPPYIILTRSSDYYSVFYLDSINKFFVHNAIVKISDGTDTFQLPELSIDTGNISVSAYVGLGISGEEGKTYSLSIQAEGKTLTSVTTIPYSKPLDSIWYETGVIPGNDTFVRLVCRYTDAPQSGQYVRYFTKENSNPFYPGLNSVFEDAVINGTTFDFPLDKGVSRTDTTTFYPGYFQFRKGDTITVKWCQIDKPHFDFWRTLEFELGGQESPFASPIDIQSNINGGLGIWGGYAPSYKTIMVPK; encoded by the coding sequence GTGATTAATAAACATAAGATTTCAACAACAGTAAGAAATTATTCTGAACAAGTTTCCCGGTCTGTTTTATCACTGCTTTTATTCATATTGATATTCAGTTCATGCAAGAAAAATATAACTATTGATCTTCCTCCTTCCGTACAGCAGTTCATTGTAGAAGGTCATATTGAGACCGGTCAGCCACCTTACATTATCCTTACACGCAGCTCAGATTATTACTCTGTTTTTTATCTTGATTCTATAAATAAGTTTTTTGTTCACAACGCCATTGTAAAAATTTCGGATGGTACTGACACTTTTCAGCTTCCTGAATTAAGCATTGATACCGGAAATATTTCTGTTTCTGCATATGTAGGACTCGGCATCTCAGGAGAAGAAGGGAAAACGTATTCGCTTTCTATTCAGGCAGAAGGAAAAACATTAACGTCAGTAACTACAATACCGTACAGTAAGCCTCTTGATTCCATATGGTATGAAACCGGCGTTATTCCCGGTAATGATACATTTGTTCGCCTGGTGTGCCGTTATACAGATGCACCCCAATCAGGTCAGTACGTACGTTATTTTACGAAAGAAAATTCAAATCCATTTTATCCGGGATTAAATTCTGTATTTGAGGATGCAGTGATCAACGGTACCACCTTTGATTTTCCGCTTGATAAAGGAGTAAGCAGAACCGATACAACTACCTTTTATCCTGGCTATTTTCAATTTAGAAAAGGTGATACCATCACCGTAAAATGGTGCCAGATAGATAAACCGCATTTTGATTTCTGGAGAACACTTGAATTTGAACTGGGAGGCCAGGAAAGCCCGTTTGCTTCACCTATTGATATACAGAGTAACATCAATGGAGGATTAGGTATTTGGGGTGGTTATGCTCCTTCTTACAAAACAATTATGGTTCCTAAATAG
- a CDS encoding SDR family oxidoreductase has protein sequence MKILIAGGAGYIGSVLIPKLLDRGYQVDVVDLLWFGNNLPPEVKVQQKDIFDLTEKDVEGYDQVIFLAGLSNDPMAEFSPAQNFISNASSPAYLAYIAKRMGVKRFIYAGSCSVYGYTVNELYDESSPAVSNYPYGISKLQGEQAVMAMADKDFSVIAFRQGTVSGYSPRMRLDLIVNTMFKSALLNGEIVINNPSIWRPILGIQDAVNGYIRAVESAMEISGIFNIASGNYTVGEVADYAKEAVDKKMNKNIKLNIKNIQDFRNYKVTSEKAMNVLSFKPAHSVESILDELVENYSRFQDFDNPNYYNIQVFKKLY, from the coding sequence ATGAAAATACTCATTGCCGGAGGAGCAGGATATATTGGTTCAGTACTGATTCCCAAACTACTCGACAGAGGTTACCAGGTAGACGTGGTCGATTTATTATGGTTTGGAAATAATCTTCCTCCCGAAGTTAAAGTTCAGCAAAAGGATATTTTTGATCTTACCGAAAAGGATGTAGAGGGATATGACCAGGTAATTTTTCTGGCTGGTCTTTCAAATGATCCAATGGCAGAATTTTCTCCTGCCCAAAATTTTATTTCTAATGCCTCCTCCCCTGCCTATCTGGCCTACATTGCTAAACGCATGGGCGTAAAACGTTTTATTTATGCCGGTTCATGTTCTGTTTATGGCTATACGGTAAATGAGCTTTATGATGAGTCCTCACCCGCCGTTTCAAATTATCCATATGGAATTTCAAAACTCCAGGGAGAACAGGCTGTAATGGCAATGGCTGATAAAGATTTTTCTGTTATAGCCTTTCGGCAGGGAACAGTAAGCGGATACAGCCCAAGAATGCGGTTAGACCTGATTGTGAATACCATGTTTAAATCGGCATTACTAAATGGTGAAATAGTAATTAACAATCCCTCTATCTGGAGACCGATTCTTGGAATCCAGGATGCTGTAAACGGATATATACGTGCCGTGGAATCCGCCATGGAAATTTCAGGAATTTTTAACATTGCCTCCGGAAATTACACGGTTGGTGAAGTGGCGGATTATGCGAAAGAAGCAGTAGACAAGAAAATGAACAAAAATATCAAGTTGAATATAAAGAACATCCAGGATTTTCGAAACTATAAGGTTACCAGTGAAAAAGCCATGAACGTATTGAGCTTTAAGCCTGCACATTCAGTTGAGTCCATATTGGATGAACTGGTAGAAAATTATTCCAGGTTTCAGGATTTTGACAATCCGAATTATTACAACATCCAGGTTTTCAAAAAACTTTACTGA